One window of the Lycorma delicatula isolate Av1 chromosome 3, ASM4794821v1, whole genome shotgun sequence genome contains the following:
- the LOC142320888 gene encoding fork head domain-containing protein FD4-like: protein MPRPCRESYGDQKPPYSYISLTAMAIWSSPEKMLPLSDIYRFISDRFPYYRRNTQRWQNSLRHNLSFNDCFVKIPRRPDRPGKGAYWALHPAALDMFENGSLLRRRKRFKLMKSDKDRLENELAALANMNRFLFAPPPTSAHVPPSQTAQPPPPAAPPAVELLTVSSEPPPRPKRDFTIESLISPDRPSSSPPPPAPCCPPPSLHPHPLVLLPPPPPPPPYFHHPQHVFRFSPTLRAV from the coding sequence ATGCCGCGCCCCTGTCGCGAGTCCTACGGGGACCAGAAGCCGCCGTATTCTTACATATCGTTGACGGCGATGGCCATCTGGAGTTCTCCGGAAAAAATGTTGCCGCTTTCGGATATCTACCGCTTCATCAGCGATAGGTTTCCGTACTACAGACGTAATACGCAGAGATGGCAGAATTCTCTCAGGCATAATTTATCGTTTAACGATTGTTTCGTGAAGATACCGAGGAGGCCGGACCGGCCCGGCAAAGGAGCGTACTGGGCGCTTCATCCTGCCGCCCTCGATATGTTCGAAAACGGATCTCTTCTGCGCCGAAGAAAACGTTTTAAGTTAATGAAATCGGATAAGGACAGACTAGAAAACGAATTGGCCGCTCTAGCGAATATGAACCGTTTTTTGTTCGCACCGCCTCCGACTTCAGCCCACGTGCCGCCTTCTCAGACCGCTCAACCTCCGCCGCCGGCTGCTCCACCGGCTGTTGAACTGCTGACCGTGTCGTCCGAACCACCTCCGAGGCCGAAAAGGGATTTCACCATCGAAAGCCTAATCTCGCCAGACCGACCGTCGTCGAGTCCGCCACCACCGGCGCCATGTTGTCCTCCACCGAGTTTGCACCCACATCCTCTAGTCCTGCTGCCACCTCCTCCGCCTCCGCCACCGTATTTTCATCATCCTCAGCATGTGTTCAGGTTCAGCCCGACGTTGAGAGCCGTTTGA